Proteins found in one Serratia plymuthica genomic segment:
- a CDS encoding alpha-D-ribose 1-methylphosphonate 5-phosphate C-P-lyase PhnJ — protein MSEVLTGYNLGYLDEQTKRMIRRAILKAVAIPGYQVPFGGREMPMPYGWGTGGIQLTASVIGRADVLKVIDQGADDTTNAVSIRRFFQRVAGVATTERTPEATLIQTRHRIPETALHEDQILIYQVPIPEPLRFIEPRETETRKMHALEEYGVMQVKLYEDIARYGHIATTYAYPVKVNDRYVMDPSPIPKFDNPKMHMMPALQLFGAGREKRIYALPPFTKVESLDFDDHPFSVQKWDEPCALCGSRHSYLDEVVLDDQGNRMFVCSDTDYCRQQLAQPSQEAQH, from the coding sequence ATGAGTGAAGTATTGACCGGCTATAACCTTGGCTATCTCGACGAGCAAACCAAACGCATGATCCGTCGCGCCATTTTAAAAGCCGTGGCGATCCCCGGCTATCAGGTGCCGTTCGGCGGCCGTGAGATGCCGATGCCTTACGGTTGGGGCACCGGCGGCATTCAGCTGACCGCCAGCGTGATTGGCCGCGCCGACGTGCTGAAGGTGATCGACCAGGGCGCCGACGACACCACCAACGCGGTGTCTATTCGCCGCTTCTTCCAGCGCGTTGCCGGGGTAGCCACCACCGAACGCACGCCGGAAGCCACGCTGATCCAGACCCGGCACCGCATTCCGGAAACTGCGCTGCACGAAGACCAGATCCTGATTTATCAGGTGCCGATCCCGGAGCCGCTGCGCTTTATAGAGCCGCGCGAAACCGAGACCCGCAAAATGCATGCGCTGGAAGAATACGGCGTGATGCAGGTGAAATTGTACGAGGACATTGCGCGCTACGGCCATATCGCCACCACCTACGCCTATCCGGTGAAGGTCAACGATCGTTACGTGATGGACCCTTCACCGATCCCGAAATTCGACAACCCGAAAATGCACATGATGCCGGCGCTGCAACTGTTTGGCGCCGGGCGCGAGAAGCGTATCTACGCCCTGCCGCCGTTCACCAAAGTGGAAAGTCTGGACTTCGACGACCATCCGTTCAGCGTGCAAAAGTGGGATGAACCCTGCGCGTTGTGCGGCTCGCGCCACAGCTATCTGGATGAGGTGGTGCTCGACGACCAGGGCAACCGCATGTTCGTCTGCTCCGACACCGACTACTGCCGGCAGCAGCTGGCGCAACCTTCGCAAGAGGCGCAGCACTGA
- a CDS encoding carbon-phosphorus lyase complex subunit PhnI: MYVAVKGGEKAIEAAHQLQEQLRRGDDSVPALGIRQIEQQLGLAVDRVMTEGGIYDPELAALAIKQASGDLVEAIFLLRAYRTTLPRLAVSEPLATENMRLERRISAVYKDLPGGQVLGPTYDYTHRLLDFALLAEGEAPRAPQADEPLPENCAHVFGLLSQQQLALAEQDDGSTPDDITRNPPVYPCSRSARLQQLVRGDEGFLLALSYSTQRGYGRTHPFAGEIRTGYVSLEIVPEELGFAVDIGEILLTECEMVNGFVDPEDRPPHFTRGYGLVFGRAERKAMSMALVDRALQSPEYREGVASPAQDEEFVLAHADNVEAAGFVSHLKLPHYVDFQAELELLKRLRQEFSERQEARNE, encoded by the coding sequence ATGTACGTAGCCGTTAAAGGGGGCGAAAAAGCCATTGAGGCCGCCCATCAGTTACAGGAACAGCTGCGGCGCGGCGACGACAGCGTGCCGGCGCTCGGCATCCGGCAGATTGAACAGCAACTGGGGTTGGCGGTGGATCGGGTGATGACCGAAGGCGGCATTTACGATCCCGAACTGGCCGCGCTGGCCATCAAACAGGCGAGCGGCGATCTGGTCGAGGCGATTTTCCTGCTGCGCGCCTACCGCACCACCTTGCCGCGTTTGGCGGTGAGCGAACCGCTGGCGACCGAAAACATGCGGCTGGAACGCCGTATCTCGGCGGTTTACAAGGACTTGCCCGGCGGGCAGGTGCTGGGGCCAACCTACGATTATACCCACCGGCTGCTGGATTTTGCCCTGCTGGCGGAAGGTGAAGCACCGCGCGCGCCGCAGGCCGACGAACCGCTGCCGGAAAATTGCGCCCACGTGTTCGGTTTGCTCAGCCAACAACAGTTGGCGCTGGCGGAACAGGACGACGGCAGCACGCCGGACGACATCACCCGTAACCCGCCGGTTTACCCTTGTTCGCGCTCAGCGCGGCTGCAACAGCTGGTGCGCGGTGACGAAGGTTTCCTGCTGGCGCTGAGCTACTCCACCCAGCGCGGCTACGGCCGCACCCACCCGTTCGCCGGCGAGATCCGCACCGGCTACGTTTCGCTGGAGATCGTGCCTGAAGAGCTGGGTTTCGCGGTAGATATCGGCGAAATCCTGCTGACCGAATGTGAGATGGTCAACGGCTTTGTCGACCCGGAAGACCGACCGCCGCACTTCACCCGCGGTTATGGCCTGGTGTTTGGCCGCGCCGAGCGTAAAGCGATGAGCATGGCGCTGGTGGACCGCGCACTGCAAAGCCCCGAGTACCGGGAAGGCGTCGCCAGCCCGGCGCAGGATGAAGAGTTCGTGCTGGCCCATGCCGACAACGTCGAAGCCGCCGGCTTCGTTTCCCACCTCAAACTGCCGCACTACGTTGACTTCCAGGCCGAGCTGGAGCTGCTCAAGCGCCTGCGGCAAGAGTTCAGCGAGCGTCAGGAGGCCCGCAATGAGTGA
- the phnH gene encoding phosphonate C-P lyase system protein PhnH — translation MSLLTGFAQPIEQSQHAFRLILKALSEPGHTVTLQGGPAWGALNAASTAALLTLADQETPIQLCEAFKSEQVLTNIRFHSGAPLAAQPEEVCFALFDTQLQAADLLALPHGSEISPEFGATVIVQLNGLEQGTPLRLTGPGIERQRKVSPQLPPALLDFLINRPQRFPLGLDILLTCGDRLLALPRTTRVEVC, via the coding sequence ATGAGCCTGCTAACCGGATTTGCACAACCCATAGAACAGTCGCAGCACGCTTTCCGCTTAATCCTCAAGGCGTTAAGCGAACCTGGCCATACCGTCACGCTGCAAGGCGGCCCGGCCTGGGGCGCGCTGAACGCGGCCAGCACCGCCGCGTTGCTGACGCTGGCGGATCAGGAAACCCCGATCCAGCTGTGTGAAGCCTTTAAAAGTGAGCAAGTACTGACAAACATACGCTTCCACAGCGGTGCGCCATTGGCGGCCCAGCCTGAAGAGGTGTGTTTTGCCCTGTTCGATACCCAGTTGCAGGCCGCTGATTTACTGGCCCTGCCGCACGGCAGCGAGATTTCGCCGGAATTCGGCGCCACGGTCATAGTTCAACTCAATGGGCTGGAACAAGGTACCCCGCTGCGGCTGACCGGCCCCGGCATAGAGCGCCAACGCAAGGTTTCACCGCAGTTGCCGCCGGCGCTGCTGGATTTTCTCATTAACCGCCCGCAGCGCTTCCCGCTGGGGCTGGATATTTTGCTGACCTGCGGCGATCGCCTGCTGGCGCTGCCGCGGACCACCCGCGTGGAGGTGTGCTGA
- the phnG gene encoding phosphonate C-P lyase system protein PhnG, with protein MQALQPRQRWMSVLAHSQPAQLRSHWQALNLSPRYESIRAPEIGLAQLQGRMGATGRRFVLGDMTVTRAVVQLENGGYGYSYIAGRDKAHAELCALADALLQQPDQAELLQQQLIEPLAALLHEQRQLRARSVASSRVDFFTLVRGD; from the coding sequence ATGCAAGCCTTACAGCCGAGACAACGCTGGATGTCGGTACTGGCGCACAGCCAACCGGCCCAGTTGCGCAGCCACTGGCAGGCGCTGAACCTCAGCCCGCGCTATGAAAGCATTCGCGCGCCGGAGATTGGCCTGGCGCAGCTGCAAGGGCGCATGGGCGCCACCGGCCGCCGCTTTGTGCTGGGCGACATGACCGTCACCCGTGCGGTGGTGCAACTGGAAAACGGCGGCTATGGCTACAGCTATATCGCCGGGCGCGACAAGGCGCATGCCGAACTCTGCGCGCTGGCGGACGCCCTGCTGCAACAGCCCGATCAGGCCGAATTGCTGCAACAGCAGCTGATTGAACCGCTGGCCGCTTTGCTGCACGAACAACGCCAGCTGCGCGCCCGCTCGGTCGCCTCCAGCCGGGTCGACTTCTTTACGCTGGTGCGGGGGGATTAA
- the phnF gene encoding phosphonate metabolism transcriptional regulator PhnF, whose translation MIDLSRHPTSFPTRYQQIAAQLEQELRTQYRCGDYLPSEQQLADRYQVNRHTLRRAVDQLVDRGWLQRRHGVGILVLMRPYDYPLHANTRFSQNLFEQGSHPTSERLLAVLRPCNGHIASALSREEGETVIHLRTLRRVNGVPMSVIDHYLPDLDWWPALQQFHNGSLHEFIERHIHQPLTRSQTRISARRAQAKESRLLEIATHAPLLCVRTLNVCTGSAKVAEYSVSMARADMIELTMEH comes from the coding sequence ATGATCGACTTATCTAGACATCCGACCAGTTTCCCCACCCGTTACCAGCAGATCGCCGCGCAGCTGGAGCAAGAGTTGCGCACCCAATACCGCTGTGGCGACTATCTGCCTTCCGAGCAACAGTTGGCGGATCGCTACCAGGTCAATCGCCATACCCTGCGCCGCGCGGTGGATCAGCTGGTGGATCGCGGCTGGCTGCAACGCCGGCACGGCGTCGGCATATTGGTGCTGATGCGCCCCTATGACTACCCGCTGCATGCCAATACCCGTTTCAGCCAGAACCTGTTCGAGCAGGGCAGCCACCCCACCAGTGAGCGCTTACTCGCTGTATTGCGCCCGTGCAATGGGCATATCGCCAGCGCGTTATCGCGTGAAGAAGGCGAAACGGTGATCCACCTACGCACCCTGCGCCGGGTCAACGGCGTGCCGATGAGCGTGATCGACCATTATCTGCCCGATCTGGACTGGTGGCCGGCTCTGCAACAGTTCCACAACGGCTCCCTGCACGAGTTTATCGAACGGCATATTCACCAGCCGCTGACCCGCAGCCAGACGCGCATCAGCGCCCGCCGGGCCCAGGCCAAAGAGAGCCGGCTGCTGGAGATCGCCACCCACGCGCCGCTGCTGTGCGTGCGTACCCTGAACGTCTGCACCGGCAGCGCCAAGGTGGCGGAATACTCCGTCAGCATGGCGCGCGCCGACATGATTGAACTGACGATGGAGCACTAA
- a CDS encoding permease produces MPQPLTAPENTSRAWPLWKPILFLLVVAIGLYYVKWQPYYGKAFLAADTHSIGKSILANADSSPLLAAWQYALVYFTAVWKAAVLGVLLGSLVQVLIPRDWLVRTLGHPRFSGTLLGAAIALPGMMCTCCAAPVAAGLRRQSVSSGAAMAFWLSNPVLNPATLIFMGFVLGWPFAAIRLVAGVIMVLGVAWLVQRVTARDPQPATLQPLAVPQVKTEERPFLGRWLKALWSLFWSTIPVYILAVLALGAARVWLFPHADGAIDNSLLWIIALAIAGCLFVIPTAAEIPIVQTMMLAGMGTGPALALLMTLPAVSLPSLLMLNKVFSAKALCLTALLVALCGIATGLVGMGLM; encoded by the coding sequence ATGCCGCAACCTTTGACCGCTCCTGAAAATACTTCCCGCGCCTGGCCGCTGTGGAAACCGATCCTGTTCCTGCTGGTGGTGGCTATCGGCCTTTATTACGTCAAATGGCAGCCCTATTACGGCAAAGCCTTTTTGGCGGCGGACACGCACTCCATCGGCAAATCGATTCTGGCCAATGCCGACAGCAGCCCGTTGCTGGCGGCTTGGCAGTATGCGCTGGTGTATTTCACTGCGGTGTGGAAGGCGGCGGTGCTCGGCGTGTTGCTGGGGTCGCTGGTGCAAGTGCTGATCCCACGCGACTGGCTGGTGCGCACCCTGGGCCACCCGCGTTTCTCCGGCACGCTGCTGGGCGCGGCGATTGCGCTGCCGGGCATGATGTGTACCTGTTGCGCCGCGCCGGTCGCTGCCGGGCTGCGGCGCCAGTCGGTCTCCAGCGGCGCGGCGATGGCGTTCTGGTTGAGCAACCCGGTGTTGAATCCGGCAACGTTGATTTTTATGGGTTTTGTGCTCGGCTGGCCGTTTGCCGCTATCCGGCTGGTGGCCGGGGTGATTATGGTGCTGGGCGTCGCCTGGCTGGTGCAACGGGTCACCGCCAGGGATCCGCAGCCGGCCACGCTGCAACCGCTGGCGGTGCCGCAGGTGAAAACCGAGGAGCGGCCGTTCCTCGGCCGCTGGTTGAAGGCGCTGTGGTCGCTGTTTTGGTCCACCATTCCTGTCTACATTCTGGCGGTGCTGGCGCTGGGGGCGGCACGCGTGTGGCTGTTCCCGCACGCCGATGGGGCGATAGACAATAGCCTGCTGTGGATTATCGCCCTGGCGATCGCCGGTTGCCTGTTCGTGATCCCCACCGCAGCGGAAATCCCGATTGTACAGACCATGATGCTGGCGGGTATGGGCACCGGCCCGGCGCTGGCGCTGCTGATGACCCTGCCGGCGGTGAGCCTGCCTTCGCTGCTGATGCTGAACAAAGTCTTCTCCGCCAAAGCGCTGTGCCTGACTGCATTGCTGGTGGCGTTGTGCGGGATCGCGACGGGTCTGGTGGGGATGGGGTTGATGTAA
- a CDS encoding carbon-nitrogen hydrolase family protein: MDSCQGRLRIAAGQFAPARGLIVENMRYHEILIESAASAGVNLIFFPELSLTGYEPEMAEKLALADERCLSPLQVLSDRYDMTIIVGAPLRVKEIKPAIGACIISSNRPVSCYRKIYLHPGESDYFSTGDTECVFKERSFNIGMAICADAGQPVHAERTVQQGAEVYLNAVLSAGGFDKDSGQLQSYARLYAMPTLMANYCGPSGGWKPVGKSAAWNARGELIAQAPEDCAALVIMDLQDDACSGQVICLRK; the protein is encoded by the coding sequence ATGGACAGTTGTCAGGGAAGGCTAAGAATCGCAGCAGGACAGTTTGCTCCGGCGCGCGGCCTTATTGTTGAGAATATGCGTTATCACGAAATTTTGATTGAGTCTGCGGCATCTGCGGGCGTTAACCTTATCTTTTTTCCGGAACTTTCTCTGACGGGCTATGAACCAGAAATGGCTGAAAAGCTGGCTCTGGCTGATGAAAGATGTTTGAGTCCGCTTCAGGTATTGTCTGACAGATACGATATGACGATTATTGTGGGCGCACCGTTGCGCGTTAAAGAGATAAAACCGGCTATTGGCGCATGTATCATTTCATCAAATCGGCCTGTTTCCTGCTACCGAAAAATATATCTCCATCCTGGAGAATCCGATTATTTTTCAACTGGTGATACTGAATGTGTTTTTAAGGAAAGGTCATTTAATATCGGCATGGCCATATGCGCAGATGCAGGGCAGCCAGTACATGCAGAACGCACGGTGCAACAGGGTGCTGAAGTGTATCTGAATGCTGTTTTGAGCGCCGGCGGGTTTGATAAAGATTCAGGGCAGCTGCAAAGCTACGCCAGACTTTACGCCATGCCCACGCTGATGGCCAATTACTGTGGTCCGTCAGGCGGCTGGAAACCGGTCGGAAAAAGCGCCGCATGGAATGCAAGGGGTGAACTTATTGCTCAGGCTCCGGAGGATTGTGCTGCCCTGGTCATCATGGACCTACAGGATGATGCATGCTCCGGGCAGGTGATTTGCCTGCGTAAATAA
- the nrdG gene encoding anaerobic ribonucleoside-triphosphate reductase-activating protein has protein sequence MNYHQYYPIDVVNGPGTRCTLFVAGCVHQCAGCYNKSTWRLNSGRPFTQEMEDRLIADLNDARIPRQGLSLSGGDPLHPANLSAVLQLVKRVRAECPGKDIWLWTGYRLAELDTQQMQVVDRINVLIDGKFVQDLKDPALIWRGSANQVVHRLR, from the coding sequence ATGAATTATCACCAGTATTACCCAATCGACGTCGTCAACGGCCCCGGCACCCGCTGCACGCTGTTTGTCGCCGGCTGCGTGCATCAATGCGCCGGTTGTTACAACAAAAGTACCTGGCGGCTGAATTCCGGCCGGCCTTTTACTCAGGAAATGGAAGACCGGCTGATTGCCGATCTCAACGACGCACGCATTCCGCGCCAGGGGCTGTCGCTGTCCGGCGGCGATCCGCTGCACCCGGCCAATCTGTCCGCAGTGCTGCAACTGGTGAAACGGGTGCGCGCCGAGTGCCCCGGCAAGGATATCTGGCTGTGGACCGGCTACCGGCTGGCGGAGCTGGATACGCAGCAGATGCAGGTGGTGGACAGGATTAACGTATTGATTGACGGCAAGTTTGTGCAGGATCTGAAAGACCCGGCGCTGATTTGGCGCGGCAGCGCTAACCAGGTGGTGCATAGGTTGCGTTGA
- the nrdD gene encoding anaerobic ribonucleoside-triphosphate reductase, whose amino-acid sequence MKPVVIKRDGCQVSFDEARIGQAIERAALAVGIVDADYCATVARVVAQRMAQQPRVDIHDIQLAVENQLMAGEYKQLARAYIEYRHDRDVARELRGRLNQEIRGLVEQSNMALLNENANKDSKVIPTQRDLLAGIVAKHYAKQHILPRDVVLAHERGEIHYHDLDYSPFFPMFNCMLIDLKGMLTNGFKMGNAEIEPPKSISTATAVTAQIIAQVASHIYGGTTINRIDEILAPFVSESFEKHRQVAEQWQIPDAQGYAMARTEKECYDAFQSLEYEVNTLHTANGQTPFVTFGFGLGTCWESRLIQRSILKNRIAGLGKNRKTAVFPKLVFAIRDGLNHQYGDPNYDIKQLALECASKRMYPDILNYDQVVKVTGSFKTPMGCRSFLGTYEEDGELVHDGRNNIGVISLNLPRIALEAAGDEARFWRLLDRRLLLAKKALMTRIARLEGIKARVAPILYMEGACGVRLKADDNIADIFKNGRASISLGYIGLHETINALFGSEQHVYDSAALRAKAVAIVERLRTATDSWKEETGYGFSLYSTPSENLCDRFCRLDTADFGVVPGVTDKGYYTNSFHLDVEKKVNPYDKLDFEAPYPPLANGGFICYGEYPNLQHNLKALEDVWDYSYSRVPYYGTNTPIDECYECGFTGEFACTSKGFTCPKCGNHDSAKVSVTRRVCGYLGSPDARPFNAGKQEEVKRRVKHLGNGQIG is encoded by the coding sequence GTGAAACCAGTAGTGATTAAACGGGACGGTTGTCAGGTCTCTTTTGACGAGGCACGTATTGGGCAGGCTATCGAACGGGCCGCGCTGGCCGTCGGGATTGTCGATGCCGATTACTGCGCAACCGTGGCCCGCGTGGTCGCTCAACGAATGGCGCAACAGCCGCGCGTGGATATCCACGACATTCAGCTGGCGGTGGAAAATCAGCTGATGGCCGGCGAATACAAGCAACTGGCACGCGCCTATATCGAATATCGCCACGACCGCGACGTGGCGCGCGAGCTGCGCGGGCGGCTGAACCAGGAGATCCGCGGTCTGGTCGAGCAAAGCAATATGGCGTTGCTGAACGAGAATGCCAACAAGGACAGCAAAGTGATCCCCACCCAGCGCGATCTGCTGGCCGGGATCGTCGCCAAACACTACGCCAAGCAGCACATTCTGCCGCGTGACGTGGTGCTGGCGCATGAGCGCGGCGAGATCCACTACCACGATCTCGACTATTCGCCGTTCTTCCCGATGTTCAACTGCATGCTGATCGATCTGAAAGGCATGCTGACCAACGGCTTCAAGATGGGCAACGCCGAGATCGAACCGCCGAAGTCGATCTCCACCGCCACCGCCGTGACCGCCCAAATTATCGCGCAGGTGGCCAGCCATATTTATGGCGGCACCACCATTAACCGCATCGACGAGATCCTCGCCCCCTTCGTCAGCGAAAGCTTCGAAAAACACCGCCAGGTGGCCGAACAGTGGCAGATCCCGGACGCGCAGGGCTATGCGATGGCGCGCACCGAGAAAGAGTGTTACGACGCCTTCCAGTCGCTGGAATACGAGGTCAACACCCTGCACACCGCCAACGGCCAGACGCCGTTCGTCACCTTCGGCTTCGGCCTGGGCACCTGCTGGGAATCGCGGCTGATTCAGCGCTCAATCCTGAAAAACCGTATCGCCGGACTGGGCAAGAACCGCAAGACGGCGGTGTTCCCCAAACTGGTGTTCGCCATCCGCGACGGCCTGAACCACCAGTACGGCGACCCGAATTACGACATCAAACAGCTGGCGCTGGAATGCGCCAGCAAGCGCATGTACCCGGATATTCTCAATTACGATCAGGTGGTTAAAGTCACAGGTTCCTTTAAAACGCCCATGGGCTGCCGCAGTTTCCTCGGCACCTACGAGGAGGATGGCGAACTGGTGCACGACGGCCGCAATAATATCGGCGTGATCAGCCTCAACCTGCCGCGTATTGCGCTGGAAGCGGCCGGCGACGAGGCACGTTTCTGGCGGCTGCTGGACCGGCGGCTGCTGCTGGCGAAAAAGGCGCTGATGACGCGTATCGCCCGCCTGGAAGGCATCAAGGCGCGGGTGGCCCCAATCTTGTATATGGAAGGCGCCTGCGGCGTACGGCTGAAGGCGGACGACAATATCGCCGACATCTTCAAAAATGGCCGCGCGTCGATCTCGCTGGGCTATATCGGCCTGCATGAAACCATCAACGCGCTGTTCGGCAGCGAGCAACACGTTTACGACAGTGCCGCGCTGCGCGCCAAAGCGGTCGCTATCGTTGAACGCCTGCGCACCGCCACCGACAGCTGGAAAGAAGAGACCGGCTACGGTTTTAGCCTGTACAGCACGCCAAGCGAGAACCTGTGCGATCGCTTCTGCCGGCTGGACACCGCCGATTTCGGCGTGGTGCCGGGCGTGACCGACAAAGGCTATTACACCAACAGCTTCCACCTCGACGTGGAGAAAAAGGTCAATCCATACGACAAACTGGACTTTGAGGCGCCCTATCCGCCGTTGGCCAACGGCGGTTTCATCTGTTACGGCGAATACCCCAACCTGCAACACAATTTGAAAGCGCTGGAAGACGTGTGGGATTACAGCTACAGCCGCGTGCCTTATTACGGCACCAACACGCCGATAGATGAGTGCTACGAGTGCGGCTTTACCGGCGAATTCGCCTGTACCAGCAAGGGTTTTACCTGCCCGAAATGCGGCAACCACGACTCGGCCAAAGTCTCGGTCACCCGCCGGGTGTGCGGCTACCTCGGCAGCCCGGACGCCAGGCCGTTCAACGCCGGCAAGCAGGAAGAGGTGAAGCGCCGGGTGAAACACCTCGGCAACGGGCAGATCGGCTGA
- a CDS encoding LysR family transcriptional regulator — translation MSLPFDVHRLLPAFLSAAQAQNFSAAARQLGVTPAAVSKNIRVLEEKLALRLFQRNTHNVVLTDEGKALLAQVAPLWQALSATLENAGGAQQDPSGTVRVSMIPGFGRQMLMPLVPQFLERYPQIDLDLSLDARVVNLVGEGFDVAIGSRVDPDSRLVARPLYRMQMVLAAAPGYLAQHGTPQDPDDLLRHNCLLHRNPANGRSVKWPLRRHGETKTLELHGRLVASRPEMLLDAALAGLGIVCLARWYAEPHFAQGTLQPVLPDCWPQPMQLWLYYASADLPPRVRAWVDFLLAHFRDRS, via the coding sequence ATGTCGCTGCCCTTTGACGTGCATCGCCTGCTGCCGGCTTTTCTCAGCGCCGCCCAGGCGCAAAACTTTTCCGCCGCCGCCCGCCAGTTAGGCGTTACCCCGGCGGCGGTCAGCAAAAATATCCGCGTGCTGGAAGAGAAGCTGGCGCTGCGTCTGTTCCAGCGCAACACCCACAACGTGGTGCTGACCGACGAAGGCAAAGCGCTGCTGGCGCAGGTGGCGCCGCTGTGGCAGGCGCTGTCCGCCACGCTGGAAAACGCCGGCGGCGCGCAGCAAGATCCCTCAGGCACCGTGCGCGTCAGCATGATCCCCGGCTTCGGCCGCCAGATGCTGATGCCGTTGGTCCCACAGTTCCTTGAGCGTTATCCGCAGATCGACCTCGATCTTTCGCTGGATGCGCGAGTCGTCAATCTGGTGGGCGAAGGCTTTGACGTGGCTATCGGCAGCCGGGTCGATCCCGACAGCCGGCTGGTGGCGCGGCCGCTGTATCGGATGCAGATGGTGTTGGCGGCTGCCCCCGGTTATCTGGCGCAACACGGCACGCCGCAGGATCCGGACGATCTGTTGCGGCATAACTGCCTGCTGCACCGCAATCCGGCCAACGGCCGCAGCGTAAAATGGCCGCTGCGCCGGCACGGCGAAACCAAAACCCTGGAGCTGCATGGCCGCCTGGTCGCCAGCCGGCCGGAGATGCTGCTGGACGCCGCGTTGGCCGGGCTGGGTATCGTCTGCCTGGCGCGCTGGTACGCAGAGCCCCATTTTGCGCAGGGCACTCTGCAACCGGTGCTGCCGGATTGCTGGCCGCAACCGATGCAGCTCTGGCTGTACTACGCCTCTGCGGATCTGCCGCCGCGGGTGCGCGCCTGGGTCGACTTCCTGCTGGCGCATTTTCGCGACCGCTCGTGA
- a CDS encoding NAD(P)H-dependent oxidoreductase: MSRILALTAHRFPDDSRVNKALIEALNPLPKVTVHELMRTYPDYRIDVNREQELLQSHDAVVMLFPFYWYSSPAILSEWQDAVLTHGFAYGSEGTKLHGKPLQLVVTTGGNPQAYTPEGYNRYPVADLLRPFNAMANLTGMDYLPPHLVQGVFDMSDERLAQEAAGVVALLKKL, encoded by the coding sequence ATGTCACGTATTTTAGCCTTAACCGCTCACCGTTTTCCCGATGATTCGCGCGTCAACAAGGCGCTGATTGAGGCGCTGAACCCGCTGCCCAAGGTTACCGTACATGAACTGATGCGTACCTATCCGGATTACCGCATCGACGTGAATCGCGAGCAAGAACTGTTGCAAAGCCATGACGCGGTGGTGATGCTGTTCCCGTTTTACTGGTACAGCTCGCCGGCGATCCTCAGCGAATGGCAGGATGCGGTATTAACCCACGGTTTCGCTTATGGCAGCGAAGGCACCAAACTGCATGGCAAACCGCTGCAACTGGTAGTGACGACCGGCGGCAATCCGCAGGCTTATACGCCGGAAGGCTACAACCGTTATCCGGTGGCGGATCTGCTACGGCCATTCAATGCCATGGCCAACCTGACCGGCATGGATTATCTGCCGCCGCATCTGGTGCAGGGGGTGTTTGATATGAGCGATGAGCGCCTGGCACAAGAGGCTGCCGGCGTGGTGGCACTGCTGAAAAAACTGTAG